The following are encoded together in the Streptomyces sp. NBC_01465 genome:
- a CDS encoding beta-ketoacyl-[acyl-carrier-protein] synthase family protein — protein MTADERAVSVTGLGLITPAGVGREATWDGVRRGVPVAATDAQLKGLPTDFSCRIPPMTEGQGRIGGGKAWRMAHFTQLAVLAAREAVADAGLDPATWDGARVAVVIGSGLAGAAHLEEQSVRFQQAGPDLVSPVLIPMLISNMAAGEVLLDLGARGPSLATETACASGASALAVARDLLLSGACDIAIAGGTEAAITPVVTTGFQRMGALSARSDDPAAASRPFAADRDGFVISEGAAILVLERTRDARARGRGGYARLAGTGMSSDAHHPTAPAPGGTVAEVALRAAVADAGLRPSDIDHVNAHGTSTPKNDETEAELIGRVLPHRPSVTAAKGVLGHSLGAAGAIEAALTVLTIHHSTVPPVANLTPQTLAYDLDCVTGAERRQEVRAAVSNSFGFGGHNVVLAFRAN, from the coding sequence ATGACCGCGGACGAACGCGCCGTGTCCGTCACCGGTCTGGGGCTCATCACCCCGGCCGGTGTCGGCCGCGAGGCGACCTGGGACGGGGTGCGCAGGGGCGTGCCCGTCGCGGCGACCGACGCCCAACTCAAGGGCCTGCCCACCGACTTCTCCTGCCGTATCCCCCCGATGACCGAGGGGCAGGGGCGGATCGGCGGCGGCAAGGCCTGGCGGATGGCGCACTTCACGCAGCTCGCCGTACTGGCCGCCCGTGAAGCCGTCGCCGACGCCGGCCTCGACCCCGCCACCTGGGACGGTGCCCGGGTCGCGGTCGTGATCGGCTCCGGACTCGCGGGCGCCGCCCACCTGGAGGAGCAGTCCGTACGGTTCCAGCAGGCCGGCCCCGACCTGGTGTCACCCGTGCTGATCCCCATGCTGATCTCCAACATGGCCGCCGGCGAGGTACTCCTCGACCTCGGCGCCCGCGGCCCCTCGCTCGCCACCGAGACCGCCTGCGCATCGGGGGCCAGCGCACTCGCCGTCGCCAGGGACCTGCTGCTGAGCGGGGCCTGCGACATCGCGATCGCGGGCGGTACGGAGGCGGCGATCACCCCTGTCGTCACGACCGGGTTCCAGCGGATGGGGGCACTCTCGGCCCGCAGTGACGACCCCGCCGCGGCCTCCCGCCCGTTCGCCGCCGACCGGGACGGCTTCGTCATCTCCGAGGGCGCCGCCATCCTGGTCCTGGAGCGGACGCGCGACGCCAGGGCCCGCGGCCGCGGCGGCTACGCCCGACTCGCCGGTACGGGAATGAGTTCCGACGCCCACCACCCCACCGCCCCCGCCCCCGGCGGCACCGTCGCCGAGGTCGCCCTGCGCGCGGCTGTCGCCGACGCGGGCCTGCGCCCCTCGGACATCGACCACGTGAACGCACACGGCACCTCGACCCCGAAGAACGACGAGACGGAGGCCGAACTCATCGGCCGGGTCCTGCCGCACCGCCCCAGCGTCACCGCCGCCAAGGGCGTGCTCGGCCACAGCCTCGGCGCGGCCGGCGCGATCGAGGCGGCGCTCACCGTACTGACGATCCACCACTCCACGGTGCCGCCGGTCGCCAACCTCACCCCGCAGACCCTCGCCTACGACCTCGACTGCGTCACCGGTGCGGAGCGCCGGCAGGAAGTACGGGCGGCGGTCAGCAACTCCTTCGGGTTCGGCGGCCACAACGTCGTCCTCGCCTTCCGCGCCAACTGA
- a CDS encoding cytochrome P450: MTTAPAPALTLPAPYGSCPFDPPPAYTHASRESAITEAALPDGAPCWLVTGYSEVRAVLADPRFSADARTPGFPFLSPGQRQLATAKPSFIRMDDPEHARLRRMVTKDFLVKRIEALRPGIQAIVDETIDRMLAKGQPADLVGDFALPVPSLVICLMLGVPYEDHDLFQSLSRTLLDNTTTRERAAEAHHELMDYLARLAAHKADHPGDDILSRLVAREDLNAQETASLGFLLLVTGHESTANMSAIAMLALLRDPDRAAALRADPALVPGAVEELLRWLTIIHLGLGRAATEDVEIGGRTVRAGDGVICMLSTANRDPDMFGGEGATDPEELDLTRDARRHVAFGFGVHQCLGQPLARAELQIIVETLLRRLPGLRLAVPEQELAYSTENIVYGLKALPVAW, from the coding sequence GTGACGACCGCCCCCGCCCCAGCCCTCACCCTCCCTGCCCCGTACGGCAGTTGCCCCTTCGATCCGCCGCCCGCCTACACGCACGCGAGCCGCGAGAGCGCGATCACCGAGGCCGCGCTCCCCGACGGCGCCCCCTGCTGGCTGGTGACCGGCTACAGCGAGGTCCGCGCCGTCCTCGCCGACCCCCGCTTCAGCGCCGACGCCCGCACCCCCGGCTTTCCCTTCCTCTCGCCGGGGCAGCGCCAACTGGCCACCGCCAAGCCGAGTTTCATCCGCATGGACGACCCCGAGCACGCCCGCCTGCGCCGCATGGTCACCAAGGACTTCCTGGTCAAGCGGATCGAGGCGCTGCGCCCCGGTATCCAGGCCATCGTCGACGAGACGATCGACCGGATGCTCGCCAAGGGCCAACCGGCCGATCTGGTCGGCGACTTCGCGCTCCCCGTCCCGTCCCTCGTGATCTGTCTGATGCTGGGCGTCCCGTACGAGGACCACGACCTCTTCCAGTCGCTGAGCCGCACCCTGCTCGACAACACCACCACCCGCGAACGCGCCGCCGAGGCCCACCACGAGCTGATGGACTATCTCGCGCGGCTCGCGGCCCACAAGGCGGACCACCCCGGCGACGACATCCTCAGCCGCCTGGTCGCCCGCGAGGACCTCAACGCTCAGGAGACCGCGTCGCTGGGCTTCCTGCTGCTGGTCACCGGGCACGAGTCCACCGCCAACATGAGCGCGATCGCGATGCTCGCGCTGCTCCGCGACCCGGATCGCGCGGCCGCACTGCGGGCCGACCCGGCGCTCGTACCCGGAGCCGTGGAGGAACTGCTGCGCTGGCTGACGATCATCCATCTCGGTCTTGGCAGGGCGGCCACCGAGGACGTGGAGATCGGCGGGCGCACGGTCCGGGCCGGCGACGGGGTCATCTGCATGCTCTCCACCGCCAACCGGGACCCGGACATGTTCGGCGGCGAGGGGGCCACGGACCCGGAGGAGCTCGACCTGACCAGGGACGCGCGGCGCCACGTCGCCTTCGGCTTCGGCGTGCACCAGTGCCTGGGCCAGCCGCTCGCGCGGGCCGAGCTGCAGATCATCGTGGAGACGCTGCTGCGCAGGCTCCCCGGACTGCGCCTGGCCGTACCGGAGCAGGAGCTCGCCTACAGCACCGAGAACATCGTCTACGGACTGAAGGCGCTCCCCGTCGCCTGGTGA
- a CDS encoding SDR family NAD(P)-dependent oxidoreductase, which produces MSSLNGKTALVTGGSRGIGAAVALRLAQEGADVAITYVRNEEAAQEVVSKIESAGRRGLALRMDAAGAVERAAEEFGGLDILVNNAGIGVLGPIGDLSVEDVDRTLDINVREVFLGSRAAAGVLRDGGRIVSVGSGLTQYAGGPGGTLYAMSKSALTGLTKSLARELGGRSITVNLIHPGPIDTDLNPADGPYAEPQRAGTALGRFGDRDEVAALVAYLAGTEAAYVTGAEIAVDGGHAA; this is translated from the coding sequence ATGTCTTCACTGAACGGCAAGACGGCACTGGTCACGGGCGGCAGCCGGGGCATCGGCGCGGCGGTCGCCCTGCGGCTGGCGCAGGAGGGCGCCGATGTGGCGATCACCTACGTACGGAACGAGGAGGCGGCCCAGGAGGTCGTCAGCAAGATCGAGTCGGCGGGGCGGCGGGGCCTCGCGCTGCGGATGGACGCGGCGGGGGCGGTCGAGCGGGCCGCGGAGGAGTTCGGGGGGCTCGACATCCTGGTGAACAACGCGGGCATCGGGGTGCTCGGCCCGATCGGGGACCTGTCGGTGGAGGACGTGGACCGCACGCTGGACATCAATGTGCGCGAGGTCTTCCTGGGTTCGCGGGCGGCGGCCGGGGTGCTGCGGGACGGGGGCCGGATCGTCTCCGTGGGTTCGGGTCTCACGCAGTACGCGGGCGGCCCCGGCGGCACGCTGTACGCGATGAGCAAGTCGGCGCTCACGGGCCTGACGAAGTCCCTGGCGAGGGAGCTGGGCGGCCGGTCGATCACGGTCAACCTGATCCACCCGGGCCCGATCGACACGGACCTCAACCCGGCGGACGGCCCGTACGCGGAGCCGCAGCGGGCCGGAACGGCACTGGGCCGCTTCGGCGACCGCGACGAAGTCGCCGCACTGGTGGCGTACTTGGCGGGCACGGAGGCGGCGTACGTGACGGGCGCGGAGATCGCGGTGGACGGGGGCCACGCGGCGTAG
- a CDS encoding carboxymuconolactone decarboxylase family protein: MNTPVTAPRIPPVPPADWPPPLHAVLEASKKDGPGRVNLFGTLAHHPALASAWLALAKVLTHEGTLAVRDRELAVLRTAHRLGSAFVWSRHASQATTAGLDAEEARATAEPLDAYAWGTGDLDLLRATDALLDHADVPDDVWSALSHRLREQQLIELLVLVGQCSMMCMTLRTLRTPSDATGPQVSISRERCCSSGQCVATAPDVFEQSDEDGLVTLLVDAPGPELAADLRLAAALCPGGAITVTE; the protein is encoded by the coding sequence ATGAACACGCCCGTGACCGCACCGCGCATCCCGCCCGTCCCCCCGGCCGACTGGCCGCCGCCGCTCCACGCCGTACTGGAGGCCTCGAAGAAGGACGGCCCCGGCCGGGTCAACCTCTTCGGCACCCTCGCCCACCACCCCGCGCTGGCCTCCGCCTGGCTCGCGCTCGCCAAGGTGCTCACCCATGAAGGCACCCTCGCCGTACGGGACCGGGAGCTCGCCGTCCTGCGCACCGCCCACCGCCTCGGCTCCGCCTTCGTCTGGTCCCGGCACGCGTCCCAGGCGACCACGGCGGGCCTCGACGCCGAGGAGGCGCGGGCGACCGCCGAACCCCTGGACGCGTACGCATGGGGAACCGGCGACCTCGACCTCCTGAGGGCGACCGACGCGCTCCTCGACCACGCCGACGTCCCCGACGACGTCTGGTCCGCACTCTCGCACCGCCTCCGGGAGCAGCAGCTGATCGAGCTCCTCGTCCTGGTCGGTCAGTGCTCGATGATGTGCATGACGCTCCGTACGCTGCGGACCCCGTCCGACGCCACCGGGCCGCAGGTGAGCATCTCCCGCGAACGGTGCTGCAGTTCGGGCCAGTGCGTCGCCACCGCGCCCGACGTCTTCGAGCAGAGCGACGAGGACGGCCTGGTCACCCTCCTCGTGGACGCCCCGGGCCCGGAGCTCGCCGCAGACCTCCGGCTCGCCGCCGCACTCTGCCCGGGCGGCGCCATCACCGTGACCGAATAA
- the alc gene encoding allantoicase: MVTAHFTGDASPYGGGDPYADYRTVELPFTALVDLADRRLGAGVIAANDEFFAERENMLIPEPAHFDPERFGHKGKIMDGWETRRRRGASAAEPHPTEDDHDWALVRLGAPGVIRGIVVDTAHFRGNYPQAVSVEAASVAGSPSPDDLLSGDVKWTTLVPRTAIGGHAANGFEVGVEQRFTHLRVNQHPDGGIARLRVYGEVAPDPAWLTALGTFDVVALENGGQVEDASDRFYSPATNTIQPGRSRKMDDGWETRRRRDKGNDWIRYQLVAQSEIRAVEIDTAYLKGNSAGWAALSLRDGEEGEWTEILPRTRLQPDTNHRFVLPAPVVGTHVRVDIYPDGGISRLRLFGSLTPEGATTLAARHAELGG; the protein is encoded by the coding sequence GTGGTCACCGCTCACTTCACCGGAGACGCCAGCCCCTACGGCGGCGGCGACCCGTACGCCGACTACCGGACTGTTGAACTCCCCTTCACCGCGCTCGTCGACCTGGCCGACCGCCGGCTCGGCGCGGGCGTGATCGCCGCGAACGACGAGTTCTTCGCCGAGCGCGAGAACATGCTCATACCCGAGCCCGCGCACTTCGACCCCGAGCGCTTCGGCCACAAGGGCAAGATCATGGACGGCTGGGAGACGCGGCGCAGGCGCGGCGCCTCGGCCGCGGAGCCGCACCCGACGGAGGACGACCACGACTGGGCGCTCGTACGGCTGGGGGCGCCGGGTGTGATCCGGGGGATCGTCGTCGACACCGCCCACTTCCGCGGCAACTACCCGCAGGCAGTCTCGGTGGAGGCGGCGTCGGTGGCGGGCTCCCCGTCGCCCGACGACCTGCTGTCGGGTGACGTGAAGTGGACAACTCTCGTTCCCCGTACGGCCATTGGCGGCCACGCGGCGAACGGCTTCGAGGTCGGCGTCGAGCAGCGCTTCACGCATCTAAGGGTCAACCAGCACCCCGACGGGGGCATCGCGCGCCTGCGGGTCTACGGCGAGGTCGCCCCCGACCCGGCGTGGCTGACGGCGCTCGGCACGTTCGACGTGGTGGCCCTGGAGAACGGCGGCCAGGTCGAGGACGCCTCCGACCGCTTCTACTCCCCGGCCACCAACACCATCCAGCCGGGCCGCTCGCGGAAGATGGACGACGGCTGGGAGACGCGGAGGCGTCGCGACAAGGGCAATGACTGGATCCGCTATCAGTTGGTGGCCCAGTCCGAGATCCGCGCGGTCGAGATCGACACGGCGTATCTGAAGGGCAACTCGGCGGGCTGGGCGGCGCTTTCGCTGCGCGACGGCGAGGAGGGGGAGTGGACGGAGATCCTTCCCCGGACCCGCCTCCAGCCGGACACGAACCACCGGTTCGTGCTGCCCGCGCCCGTGGTCGGGACGCATGTCCGGGTGGACATCTACCCCGACGGCGGGATCTCGCGACTGCGCCTCTTCGGCAGCCTGACGCCGGAGGGCGCGACGACTCTGGCTGCGCGCCACGCGGAGCTCGGCGGCTGA
- a CDS encoding IclR family transcriptional regulator, which translates to MPTSSATDASKPAAAGGGVQSLERAFDLLERMADAGGEVGLSELSASSGLPLPTIHRLMRTLVACGYVRQQPNRRYALGPRLIRLGESSARLLGTWARPYLARLVEETGETANMALLDGDEIVYVAQVPSKHSMRMFTEVGRRVLPHSTGVGKALLAHTPAEEVRALLARTGMPAATEKTITTPEGFLDALELVRRTGYAVDDNEQEIGVRCLAVPVPNSPTAAAISISGPAGRVTEAATEKIVPILQGIAQELSAALASAGTPQA; encoded by the coding sequence GTGCCGACCTCCAGCGCCACCGACGCTTCCAAGCCTGCCGCCGCCGGCGGGGGTGTCCAGTCCCTTGAGCGCGCCTTCGATCTTCTCGAGCGAATGGCCGACGCCGGGGGCGAGGTCGGCCTCAGCGAGCTCTCCGCCAGCAGCGGTCTGCCGCTTCCCACCATCCACCGTCTGATGCGCACGCTGGTGGCCTGCGGCTACGTACGACAGCAGCCCAACCGACGCTATGCGCTGGGCCCCCGGCTGATCCGGCTCGGCGAGTCGTCGGCGCGGCTGCTCGGGACCTGGGCGCGCCCGTATCTCGCGCGCCTGGTCGAGGAGACGGGCGAGACCGCGAACATGGCGCTGCTCGACGGGGACGAGATCGTCTACGTCGCGCAGGTGCCCTCCAAGCACTCGATGCGGATGTTCACCGAGGTGGGCCGCAGGGTCCTCCCCCACTCCACCGGCGTGGGCAAGGCGCTGCTCGCGCACACCCCCGCGGAGGAGGTGCGGGCCCTGCTCGCGCGGACGGGGATGCCGGCCGCGACGGAGAAGACGATCACCACGCCCGAGGGGTTCCTGGACGCACTGGAGCTCGTACGGCGCACGGGGTACGCGGTCGACGACAACGAGCAGGAGATCGGGGTCCGCTGCCTCGCGGTTCCCGTGCCCAACTCCCCCACTGCCGCGGCGATCTCGATCTCGGGCCCGGCGGGCCGGGTGACCGAGGCCGCCACGGAGAAGATCGTGCCGATCCTGCAGGGGATCGCCCAGGAACTGTCGGCCGCTCTGGCGAGCGCGGGCACTCCGCAGGCCTAG
- a CDS encoding 3-oxoacyl-ACP synthase III family protein codes for MHSSIVHAAVHIPEGRQSAAEAEDRFRAGNPGIPMSRGVLQHMYGLLERTVAPADDQPSDLAARAARTVLEETGTDPADIDLLLFAGILADMEEPATAHVVADKLGLNAPVFDVKNACNGVLNALEIADAFIRSGQYRRILVTTAEVSTRESRWVLDDPADVITALPSLSTGDLGSALLVEASERPGILGSRFFANSSGWTAATLPNPYANHRTLGHLHIDSGQLVNSFDGLPEKVRGGLHDLGVKTGDLDLVCIHQPSVAFTKVACEWVGVEPDRILSTFPGHGNVATNTLPLQLATAVRTGRLHRGDLVGLFGFASGASAGFVVCEW; via the coding sequence GTGCACAGCTCCATCGTCCACGCCGCCGTCCACATCCCCGAAGGACGCCAGAGCGCCGCCGAGGCCGAGGACCGCTTCCGGGCGGGCAACCCCGGCATCCCCATGTCCCGGGGCGTACTGCAGCACATGTACGGGCTCCTGGAGCGGACCGTCGCCCCCGCCGACGACCAGCCGTCCGACCTCGCGGCGCGGGCGGCCCGCACCGTACTCGAAGAGACCGGAACGGACCCCGCGGACATCGACCTGCTCCTCTTCGCGGGGATCCTCGCCGACATGGAGGAGCCCGCGACCGCACACGTCGTCGCCGACAAACTCGGCCTGAACGCCCCCGTGTTCGACGTGAAGAACGCCTGCAACGGCGTCCTGAACGCCCTGGAGATCGCCGACGCGTTCATCCGCTCGGGCCAGTACCGCCGCATCCTCGTCACCACCGCCGAAGTCAGCACCCGCGAGAGCCGCTGGGTCCTCGACGACCCGGCCGACGTCATCACGGCCCTGCCCAGCCTCTCCACCGGAGACCTGGGCTCGGCACTTCTCGTCGAGGCGTCCGAGCGGCCCGGGATCCTCGGCTCCCGCTTCTTCGCCAACTCCTCGGGCTGGACGGCCGCCACCCTCCCCAACCCGTACGCCAACCACCGCACCCTAGGTCATCTGCACATCGACTCGGGGCAGTTGGTGAACTCCTTCGACGGGCTCCCGGAGAAGGTGCGCGGCGGCCTGCACGACCTCGGTGTGAAGACGGGCGACCTGGACCTCGTCTGCATCCACCAGCCCTCGGTCGCCTTCACCAAGGTCGCCTGCGAGTGGGTCGGCGTCGAGCCCGACCGGATCCTCTCCACCTTCCCCGGCCACGGCAACGTCGCCACCAACACCCTGCCGCTCCAACTGGCCACCGCCGTACGGACCGGACGGCTCCACCGGGGCGACCTGGTGGGCCTGTTCGGCTTCGCGAGCGGTGCGAGCGCGGGCTTCGTCGTCTGCGAATGGTGA
- a CDS encoding dihydrofolate reductase family protein, producing the protein MKITLTQFLTLDGVYQAPGGPEEDPSGGFTHGGWTFPYDDEDFGAFVTENFSRVDAFLLGRRTYEIFASFWPKMTDPADPVASRLNALPKYVASTTLTSADWEGTRIIGADDLVKDVTALKEQPGRELQIHGSGALAQSLMAHDLIDTLHLMTFPVVLGAGKRLFADYATPTAFRHTASRVTSKGVTISTYDLAGRPAYGSFAV; encoded by the coding sequence ATGAAGATCACCCTCACCCAGTTCCTCACCCTCGACGGCGTCTACCAGGCGCCCGGCGGCCCCGAGGAGGACCCCAGCGGCGGCTTCACGCACGGCGGCTGGACCTTCCCGTACGACGACGAGGACTTCGGCGCCTTCGTCACCGAGAACTTCTCCCGGGTCGACGCCTTCCTGCTCGGCCGCCGTACGTACGAGATCTTCGCCTCCTTCTGGCCGAAGATGACCGACCCCGCCGACCCGGTCGCCTCCCGCCTCAACGCCCTCCCCAAGTACGTGGCGAGCACCACCCTGACCAGCGCCGACTGGGAGGGCACCCGGATCATCGGCGCCGACGACCTGGTCAAGGACGTCACCGCGCTGAAGGAGCAGCCGGGACGCGAGCTGCAGATCCACGGCAGCGGCGCCCTCGCGCAGTCGCTGATGGCGCACGACCTGATCGACACCCTCCACCTGATGACGTTCCCCGTGGTCCTGGGCGCCGGCAAGCGCCTCTTCGCGGACTACGCCACGCCCACCGCGTTCCGGCACACCGCCTCGCGCGTCACGAGCAAGGGCGTCACGATCTCCACGTACGACCTCGCAGGCCGGCCCGCGTACGGGAGCTTCGCCGTCTAG
- the allB gene encoding allantoinase AllB produces MSDVNLVLRSTRVITPEGTRAATVTVSGGTIAAVLPYDAEVPAGARIEDFGDDVLLPGLVDTHVHVNDPGRTEWEGFWTATRAAAAGGITTLVDMPLNSLPPTTTVDNLRTKKDVAAAKAHIDVGFWGGALPDNVADLKPLHDAGVYGFKCFLSPSGVDEFPHLDQERLAASMAEIAGFDGLLIVHAEDPHELDVAPHLSGPKYADYLQTRPPVSENVAIEGLIAVAKRIGARARVHVLHLSSAAALPLIAAAKREGVRLTVETCPHYLTLTAEEVPDGASEFKCCPPIRESANQDLLWAALADGTIDCIVTDHSPSTADLKTDDFATAWGGISGLQLSLPAIWTEARKRGHSLEDVVRWMSTRTSELVGLTQKGAIEAGRDADFAVLAPEETFTVDPAELQHRNRVTAYAGKTLHGVVRSTWLHGERILDGGTFAEPAGRLLERNN; encoded by the coding sequence GTGTCCGACGTCAACCTTGTGCTGCGCTCCACGCGCGTCATCACCCCCGAGGGGACACGGGCCGCGACGGTCACCGTGTCCGGCGGGACGATCGCGGCGGTCCTGCCGTACGACGCCGAGGTCCCGGCCGGTGCGCGGATCGAGGACTTCGGTGACGACGTCCTGCTCCCCGGCCTCGTCGACACGCATGTGCATGTGAACGACCCGGGCCGCACCGAGTGGGAGGGCTTCTGGACCGCCACGCGCGCGGCGGCGGCCGGCGGCATCACCACGCTCGTGGACATGCCCCTCAACTCCCTGCCGCCGACCACCACGGTCGACAACCTCCGTACGAAGAAGGACGTCGCCGCCGCCAAGGCGCACATCGACGTCGGCTTCTGGGGCGGCGCGCTGCCGGACAACGTGGCGGACCTCAAGCCGCTCCACGACGCCGGGGTCTACGGCTTCAAGTGCTTCCTGTCGCCGTCGGGCGTGGACGAGTTCCCGCACCTCGACCAGGAGCGGCTGGCCGCGTCCATGGCGGAGATCGCCGGCTTCGACGGGCTCCTGATCGTGCACGCCGAGGACCCGCACGAGCTGGACGTCGCCCCGCACCTGAGCGGCCCCAAGTACGCGGACTATCTGCAGACCCGGCCGCCCGTCTCCGAGAACGTGGCGATCGAGGGCCTCATCGCCGTCGCGAAGCGCATCGGCGCCCGGGCCAGAGTGCATGTCCTGCACCTGTCGTCCGCCGCCGCGCTGCCGCTGATCGCCGCCGCCAAGCGCGAGGGCGTACGGCTCACGGTCGAGACCTGCCCGCACTACCTCACGCTCACCGCCGAGGAAGTCCCGGACGGGGCAAGCGAGTTCAAGTGCTGCCCGCCCATCCGCGAGAGCGCCAACCAGGACCTGCTCTGGGCGGCCCTCGCCGACGGCACCATCGACTGCATCGTCACCGACCACTCGCCGTCGACCGCCGACCTCAAGACGGACGACTTCGCGACGGCGTGGGGCGGCATCTCCGGCCTCCAGCTCAGCCTCCCGGCGATCTGGACCGAGGCCCGCAAGCGCGGCCACTCCCTGGAGGACGTCGTGCGCTGGATGTCGACGCGCACCTCCGAGCTGGTCGGCCTGACGCAGAAGGGTGCGATCGAGGCCGGCCGCGACGCCGACTTCGCGGTCCTCGCACCCGAAGAGACCTTCACCGTCGACCCGGCGGAGCTCCAGCACCGCAACCGGGTCACCGCGTACGCGGGCAAGACCCTGCACGGCGTCGTCAGGTCCACCTGGCTGCACGGCGAGCGCATCCTCGACGGCGGCACCTTCGCCGAGCCCGCCGGCCGCCTCCTCGAAAGGAACAACTGA
- a CDS encoding AIM24 family protein — translation MTLQQEIVGNAMQMAVVSLQPGQTVYCEAGKFLFKTSNVTMETRLSGPGSGGGGAPQGGQGAGMGGMLRQAMGTAMQVGQRALAGESLAFQYFTSTGGEGTVGFAGVLPGEMRALELNGSRAWFAEKDAFVAAESTVEFGIAWQGGKTGRSGGEGFVLEKFTGRGTVIICGAGNFIDLNPADFGGRIEVDTGCIVAFEEGIEYGVQRIGGLNRQGMMNAVFGGEGLSLATLEGNGRVILQSLTIEGLANALKKAQGGDKQGPTGGLFSTGVG, via the coding sequence GTGACCCTGCAGCAAGAGATCGTCGGAAACGCCATGCAGATGGCCGTCGTCAGCCTTCAGCCCGGCCAGACCGTCTACTGCGAGGCCGGCAAGTTCCTCTTCAAGACGTCCAACGTGACGATGGAGACCCGCCTCTCCGGACCGGGCAGCGGCGGAGGCGGCGCCCCGCAGGGCGGCCAGGGCGCCGGCATGGGCGGCATGCTCCGCCAGGCCATGGGCACCGCGATGCAGGTCGGCCAGCGCGCCCTGGCCGGCGAGTCGCTCGCCTTCCAGTACTTCACCTCCACCGGCGGCGAGGGCACCGTCGGCTTCGCCGGTGTGCTCCCCGGCGAGATGCGCGCCCTGGAGCTGAACGGCAGCCGCGCCTGGTTCGCCGAGAAGGACGCCTTCGTGGCCGCCGAGTCCACCGTCGAGTTCGGCATCGCCTGGCAGGGCGGAAAGACCGGCCGCAGCGGCGGCGAGGGCTTCGTCCTGGAGAAGTTCACCGGCCGCGGCACCGTGATCATCTGCGGCGCGGGCAACTTCATCGATCTCAATCCGGCCGACTTCGGCGGCCGCATCGAGGTCGACACGGGCTGCATCGTCGCCTTCGAGGAGGGCATCGAGTACGGCGTCCAGCGCATCGGCGGCCTCAACCGCCAGGGCATGATGAACGCCGTCTTCGGTGGCGAGGGCCTCTCCCTCGCCACCCTGGAGGGCAACGGCCGCGTCATCCTGCAGTCCCTCACCATCGAGGGCCTCGCCAACGCCCTCAAGAAGGCCCAGGGCGGCGACAAGCAGGGGCCGACCGGCGGTCTGTTCTCGACGGGCGTCGGATAG